aGAATTTTAGCAGCCTTTTACACATATGGTTTTACCAGGCTTTGTAAGCACCTGTGGTGGGAGCCAAATGGGTTTTATTAAACTGTCTTGACCATCTTCCCTTCAGTTCATcatctctttttccattttttctcaaGCTAAGTGAACACTTTACTAGTTTTGTCTTAGAAAGTTTAAACACAATAAAGGTTTTTCTAGTGTGTCTACAGTACAGTTCTAAAGTTTTTCCTCCAGAGTTTTTTGACAGCTGTTTCAGAACTTAACTTCATGCATCTATAAACTATTAAAACAAAACTCTAAACCTAGTTTGTCACAGCAAATGCTGTGatatttttcatgtgtgtgGGTTTAGAACTACAGAATGTGTTTATTTGGAAggtacaaaattaatttcttgaatTTTAATGTGAAGCCCTTTCTCttcatcttcaaaaaaaaaaaaaactccacacaAACTGAAAAGTAAATTCATTAATGATTTTCTGAAAATCTACTTATTATTGGTaaacaacatatttttattattaaaatctttctgcttttttatattttatagacAGTTTTCTATCTAAAAATTGAGgggttttttcattaaaaaattaattttttgaaaaagaCATCATCTCTTTactcctgccccatccccatgtTCCTGGCAAACATTACTAGATAACAGCAGATCATACTATCTTTAAACCATTTTGGTCATTTTGTAATCTATAGAATTGAACAGATAATTTCCAGCAGTTTGTGAAAGTTATTCTTACTTAGGTTTTTGCCCTAGCAGTGGTGCTAACAtgatttttattgttctttttgtCTTGTTAGTTAGTGATTTAAGACCCAGTGCTTTGCCTGGATCCCTTGATGTAAGTCGTTCGATGTTTGATCTCAGGAGCCCACCTCACCGATATATGAAGGTGAGTTCCCCTTGTAGCCAAGGTCACACTGAAAACTCAGCTTACTCAGTATATCTGTTCCCACTGCATTGTTTCCAAAGTAAACACTGGAAGGCATTGCACTGTACACTGGGAGGACTGGAGGGAAAATTTCAACATCTTGACCAACTTCAAGAGGCTTTTTCCTGGTGTCTCCTCTGACATTTGCTGTTCTAGCCCAGCGAGGCTGTTGAGAAACCCAAGTAGGTTGTtaggcaggacaggacagacaGCATGTCATGGTTCATCATCTTGTGGTTTCTCCCATCAGTTGAAAGTGGAACAGTGGAAGTTTCCATTGACACAAAAcactgtgtttatttatttcttctataATAATCATGTCTTACATAGCAATGAACTTGTGTATCTATTcatgagcaaaaaaaaatgtctgctgGTCAGATGGGTCTTCTATTAGCTTGTTGCATCAAAACAGTAATTGCATGCTGCTGGATCAAGAAACTAGTAAGGAATGAGGCAATTATTTGAAATGGAGTATTTAGTTTTCATCATCTCTTGTCTGATGGTATAATCTCTGGGTTTTGCATCTGTTGCTCTGAATTAAGcgattccttttttcctgtccCCAGAGATATGATTCAGTCTCCAGTGTACCTAGCAGTTCCTCCTCCAGGAAGGATTCGCAAGGCAGTAACAGGAGTCTGGgtaatgttttgtttgtttaccttgaaatgaaatgtttcccTTTGCACATGAAACATTAAGCTGTTTCTACTCTGCTGttgatgtttttgtttggtttggggtttttttgagatgAATCTGACTAGCAGGTCAGCTAGAGATGACTTGgcaatttgaaattaagagtTTTGGACTTGCTCTGTCTTGTTGTTTGGAGATTGAGCAAATGAGACTTTGAGAAGTTCTCATGCTTTTGAGAAGGTCATACTTGGATTTTCTACCCAAGTGAACTAAGAAATAGCAGATACCTTGTTAGGATAGAATGCAGCACTAGGTCCCAGGTCTAGTCCTTTTTCATGTATCGGTATTTCTCTGTGTGAAGTGCCTGGAATCCAATACCCATATTACACTGGTAATTAGGCAAGAATATTGCATGCAAACCCAGCATCCTATTTATGAATGAATGCTGAAGAAGTGGAGATACAACAAAATAAACCCTCAAAAATTAATCAAGTCCCCACAAATTCACCCTGATATAAGTCAAAGTTTGACCCAGTCTCCTTCTACAAGAAGACTGAGGCAATGACCTGGTTCCAGTCATAACAGAGAAATACTGGATATTAAATGGCTCTTCTGACTTGGAGACAGCATAATAGTAAAATGTTTACTAGACTGGAACTGAAATTTGAGAAAGAAGAGACCAATTTATAAACTTAACACTGAAAGAGATTAAGGGGAGTGATAGGATATAAATGTGTTCTGGATGTATCCAGGCAcatgctttttttatttctaaaagttGTTTGAGTTAACACAAGTTATTAAATTCAGTAGAGATAAcccaggcacatggtgtgattcttggtgtggtctcctgtgcagggccagaagtTGGACTTCTATGAtccttaaaggtcccttccaacttaggGTATTCTATGATTACATTATTCTATTCCATGAAATGTGAAGGCTTTTAGCCATGGAGAAGATCAGGTTACTGGACTTGGTGGATATTTTGTCCTTGAAATGTAggtgttaaaatattttaaacttattttgAGAGAAGTTTGTGAAGATAAGCAGTCCACCTATTAATGAGTTCCTTTATTTCTGGAGTGAACTTTTAAGATACTGCATTActtctaaaaatattaattggcTTTCTTCCATAGATACTATTACATTATCAGGTGATGAACAAGACTTTGGAAGACTGAATGTGAAGTTGTGTTATATTTCTTCTGTAGAACAGATTTGGATCACAGTTTTACATGTAAGCAAATAAGTTGATTATTATTCAAATAATGACTATTCAATAACCAATGACTATTCTACTATACTTAATAGTAATTGCCATAAAATTTGTCTCTATGTTACTTCAATGAatacttttaggaaaaaaaattaaattatttgtaagTATTAATATAAAAGTTCAGTCAAATGTAATACTAGATTTCAAAGcacctttctctcctttaatattttttctgttgcaaTCTCTGTTCCGCTGCAGTCAATAAGAAGAAATAGTATATATCTCCTTATGTTGCTACACATATGTTAACATATGTTCCAGTTGTGAAGTGAGGAACTATTCAGCACATATTAGAAAGCCGAGCTGGTGATAGGCTGCTCCTGCTATGGacattttcctgtgaaaatttgAAGGCACTAAAtgggagcagctgtggaagCACCTTTTAAGTGacttctgtgattctatgactttaAATATAACAGTTCCTTCAGGGCAGAACCCTAACAGAACTTTGAGGACAGGTAGCTTCTTGAGGCTTTTTTGTCAGTAAATGTGACACTGTTATGGTGGTTGTATATAGTTCCAGAACTGTGAATAATTTTCAGGCAAGGGAAATTTGAGTAGACAGAAACCTTGTAAGTACATCAGATGGTAAGTCTTGCGTTGTCTAAACTGACTTTTTTCAATGTTGCAGTGCAAAGACCTGAGCTGGCCTTCTAGCTGCGGGGAAAATCCTCGTATCTGTGTCAAGGGAATTCTCACACTGCCCAAGCCAGTGCATTTCAAATCTTCTGCCAAGGAGGGCTGCAATGTAAGTAGAGGCATGCAAAATACTGAGAAATATTTCTCcccacaaaaaataaatgtgacagataaatggatttttttaaatggaccAAACATCCACTCCTATGCCATATTTGCTGTGGTAACCGGCCAGGTGTTTTACTTCTCCCAACTTCTCAAAATCCTATTAAAAGCCTTATTCCACTTCCTCCCCCTATATCCTGCCTTGCATAGTACTCTTGCCCTCCTTCTCTCACAAGCTGGCAGGACAGATATGCTCATGGGGACTGAACCATGAGCTGCAGGCCGTGGCACCTCCGTGGTGGGGCACCAGAGGAAGACTGGGCATACCTGTAGGTGCACACTCATCCCAGGGAAGGTAGATGAGGTACTGCCTCTCATTTGGCAGTAAACAATTTTCACACTTTGTCTCTAcagaaaatagtaaaaattgGTCACATGGGACAAGATTCCTGATAGTGGCAGTAAAGGAATATTAAAGGGGTGGAAAGTAAAGCAACATAAATCTCCCATAATGTGAGccaaaggtgaaaaaaaaaaaaattagctggaaagaggaaagaCTGTAGCAAAAGGTTAGAGAATCTGTTTCACaatgtgtgtgtgctgctgtaAAGCTCCAGAAGAGATGGCCACAACTTGTTATGGTAGTGAAAAATAATCCAGAACTTGAGCCCTGCCAGGGTGTGACAACGCAGGGGTGAGTGTGTGTGGACTTGGCACtataaaagcacatttttccaTGGCAACCTAAAGTGGTATTCGGGAGCAGTGGCTATAGAGCCAGGATGCCTTGGTTTCTAGGTTTTGGGCTCAGTGGCAGTCTCTTAAAATGATAATGTTActcatctgtttttctttctaggaCATTGAATTTATGGAAACTTTTGTTTTTGCCATTAAACTGCAAAGCCTGCAGGCTGTCAGATTGGTATTTAAAATCCAGACACAGACTCCCAGGAAAAAAACTATTGGAGAATGTTCCTTGGCACTGCGGGAGCTGAGCTCACAGGAATCCAATCATTGGCTGGATATATCTCCTCCTTCCAAAGCACCTGTAAGTGCCAATACTGTGAAAGTATGTTCTTATCTCTCCTAGAAGGGGTTGCTggaaattaaagtaaaataattcagTAGTAAAACTagagggtttcttttttttttttttttccctttacccTACTTCCTTGGAGAAAGGCATtttgatggggaaaaaatgcagactTTTGAGCTCTGCACATAGCTGTTCTGGTCATAAACTGCAGATGTTTCTAGGAAAAGAGCTAGAGCAAGCTCTTCCACACCATGGCTCACAGCTTGAGGGAGGGACATTCTGGGGAAATGTTCAGCAAAGAACACCGGGTAATTGTCTTTTCTGACCAAAAAAGCATCAGAAGATCCTTAGGACTCACAGCAAGAGCTCAGAGCAAATGGAATCCGCTTTTGTTATGGAAGAAAAGTGCTAAGATCTTCAGTGGCCTGAAACTGCAGAGACAGCCATATATTTAATGTTCAGATTGCATGCTGTGAAGTAATAATTCAGACAGTTCATTTCCATTAGTGTAATAAGAAGCAGGTGGGATTCACAGTGGGATTTCCTTTCCCCCTACCCTcactttgtttgttttttttatagttGTGTCTagacatttgtatttttaacaaattaaacTTGAATTAGCAattcaaaagcaaattttatttaagtGTGTCTGAGTAACATGAATGATACTCTTGATTTCTAATGTAAGTTACACTTGACATTTTTTAGTTCTAATGTGAATAACCATATTGCTTCAAAAGCAGTAAGATGAAGTGACAGAGGAAGCTGGTATCCAAGAGCCCTCCAGACACATTGGGATTCATCCCTGTAGTACCTGTGAGGCAGCAAACCCTAACCTCTCTGCCAATAGAAAGCCAAAGTTCAGAGATGACAAAGTGGCTTCCTCTCAGGGTTACACAGAAATTTTGTGGCTGAGCTACAAATAGAATTTGGGTCTCTTTGATGAACTGGGGCCTGACTTTTCTTTATCTAACCTGTTGCTCTCTTGCTTAGTGCATTTTGGTTCATTGAAGCGCATTAAAACTTGAAGGCAACAAAGACTAACAGAGTCCATTTAAATGAAGGCTGTCAGGAAAGGTGGGTCTCCATtggccttttcctgctgctcttacGGTGTTCTGAGGACATTAGAGTGTGACAGGAGAGCAAAGGGGATGACTCAGTGCAGCTTTGCCACTGGCacaaattctaaaaaaaaccccaagaatcaGACTGGAGATCTTGATACATACACTGTGTGTGTGGCAGTGGTGTATGTGTGTGGGCGTGTAAAACACGAGTACTTTCAGAACACAGGAAACTACACAGTACTCAGTCACCCTAAGCATGACAGTAAGTGACAGGGCCTTGTATCAATGGAAACCATTGCTTGTATCTCCATATTGCAAAATTCAAAAGTGTGGGAGGGGAACTCTGAAGGTTTTTGTGTCAGTGGAGCTTATGTGCTCTCTCCTTCCACACCCAGATTTAGTAAAGTTGCAATGGCACGTCTGGTTTCCCCTGCATGTGTCTGCTCTTACCACTGCAGAATCTGTACCAGGTAAAAACTGAGGACTAGATGACTTGGCCAGTatccctggctgcagcccacCAGGGCCATATGTGTACCACATAAGCAGCTCATCAGTGGAGCACGTGTACTGCAGCTATGACAAGTGCAAGATGCACTTACTGTGCATCTGCAGGTTCTGTATACAACACATGCTTATATTTCTGTCCAGGAAATCCCAGATAGAAATGTGGGAACCCAACATATGACAAAATTCCTGTGTTTCCTGAGTTTATAAGCAACTTAATCCAGATGTTATGGCAACATTCTTCTGCTTGTAGGTGTGCCGTGCAGAACTTCAAATAGGAACTTGTTTTCAAGCAATAAACAGGAGGATACAGTTACAGATTCTTGAAGCACAAAACCTTCCTGTTTCATCCACGCCACTATCTTCAAGTAAGTTACATCAGCTGTTTCATGCCTCCTCTCTGAAAGCACTTGTAACAGGTAAATTGCTGCTCAAATGGGTTGGCAATTCATAATATTCTTTATGAACCTCAGGCTAACACATTGTGTGGTAGATTTCCATTGCCAAGGCCTGTTTCCCCAGATGTCTTACTTGATTgcattttgtttggtttgaagATGTGTGTTTATGTGTTTTGGAAGATTTTTATCCCAGCATTAATCCTGACATACAAGAGCATTAGCTTGCACTTGCTGTTTGGATACTGTGGTAATCAGTCCAATATTGCTGAACATATTCTGTTTATGCAACTGGTCAGGAAAGCTATTGTAGCGTTCTTTTGGCCAGACTTTTGAGAAATTGATGCAATTTGAAGCATACATATGGATCTTGTCGGTTCCTTTTTGGCTGTGTTGTGAGTAACCCTTTGTGTCTatgtctttttccttcccttttgtgCTAGATTTCTTTGTGAAAGTTGGAATGTTTAGTACAGAAGGGATCATCTATAAAAAGAAGACTCGCCTTCTGAAGTCCACTAATGGCCAAGTGAAGTGGGGAGAAATGATGTTTTTTCCAGTTAGCCAAGCAGAACAAGGAATTGGTTTTCTCATCAAGCTCTACAGCAAAAGCTCAGTGAGAAGAAAACACTTCCTAGGACAGGTTGGTTTCTGCTAAACAGCCTGATACCCTTTACTTAAAATCCAGTTCCACAGGTTTCTTggtatgaatttttaaatactttaaatgaaGTGACATATAACAAAATAGTAAATTCTACCAAATACTCTTCTGTATGTAATCCAAGCAGAAATGGTACTGGGCTCTTAAACGTGCACTAGCATGAGAATGGGAGTTGacacttgatttttctttcaaaaagaaatcttaaagtCAGTTTTGTGTGGAGTATTACTATGTGACAGATTTCTTCCAAGAGATATAGGATCTCCTGGTTGCCTTTagctttctaaagaaaaatatagcaCTCACAGGAGCTCCATAACCTACAAGGTCCTGTACAAGGTGTTGGCTTACTCTACCAATACTCTCACAACAGAGGTGTGTAAAAGGAAGTAACAACAGCTACAATGAGACTCCTTTCTTGGGTAAAACAATGCTGAATTCAGTACAATAGTCTATGTATGATCAAGTAATAGTACAAGTGtccaaacacaaaatatttttagcttgGTTTTTAGTTAACAGACATGATTTCAGTAGTATCACTTTGAAAGCATTTGTGTTATCAGATTTATAAAACTTAGTAGTCTGGTCTCATTATTCTCTCCATCCTCTTCCCCTGCTTGTTCTAATTTACCATCATCCTAtcctttctgtctctcttcttCTTGATACAGTGAGCCATAGCTGTTCTTAATGCTCTGTGCTTTTCCTGACCCAATTAGATGCAGTAACAGAATTTTAATAAATGCATAACTTAATAATGTAGAATTGATTTTGAGACCCCATCTGTAACATCCCATGTCAGATGGAGGACTATGCTCTCCTTAGGTACAAAAAATGATACTGTCCTATTCTGGTGATGTTTTTTGTGCCTGCTGAAAACATGCAGCTACAGGAGGTGCTCATGTGctataaaatatagaaattatGTGCTAGCAAGAGTTACGTGAAGTTCCTCCATTTTTTGTAGCCTCATGTTGCACATGTCCCATCTTCCTGTTGGTGGAATTAGAtttgaaataggaaaagaaaaaaaattgttgttcTTAGCTGTACTGCCTTGCAGGGGGAAGGCAGAAATAACTGAGTATGATTTTGCAGTCATCTAGCAATATGTGAGGTAATCTCAATCTGATGAGTTACATTTAattgtggattttatttttaggggGAGGAACACTTGTGCTCCTCACAGGTTTTTTGGAAAAGATTGTTTTAGCTCATGAAGGCAGACATTGCCACATAACACATGAAGACGTAAAATATGGCTCAGGGAAAAAATGTACTTCGAGCAATTGGCTGggtagctggaaaaaaaatgaatatagcTGGATCTATTAACTTTGTTCTTTGGAGAATGGTGTTTAATTGGATGCTGTTCTAAGCAGACAATACTTAGATTAGGCTGCTTTTACAGGCATGTCTTTAATCATGAGCAAGATGTACATTGAATCTCTGTGGACGAAACATCAGCTGTCTATGGTATTCTGGAAGACATTATTCTCACTTCTTGAGGACTCATGCCCCAGCAGTATAGGCTAAATGTACTTCATGGTCAAGGTTTCTGAGAAGTCTTAAAAGGACTCATTCTTGGAAGACTTGAGGAAATAGAGTCCTGTAAATAACGCTACCTACTTACATAAGCAGAATTCTTTTGGCAGTGGAGGCTGGTGATAATGTTAAGGGGGAAAATTTCCTACTTGTACTTCATTTCCTCATTTAATGGCCACTATCCACTAACTGAATACTGAGAAGAAACGGGCTCTTACTACGTGACTATGTGTGGTATGGGCATGTTAGTAACCTCTGTGGAATGCAGGTTTGGCCCTGGCTGTGGGAGTGTGCAATTTTAAGTGCTCATGAAAGTGCTGGACAGCTCGTGCCGGATGCTGCATGGCTTGGAGCCAACTGCGTCCGAGCACACAGAGCCGCCACTGGCCTGGGGAGCCCCTGACCCCAGCATGTGCATTTGAGTACAGCAAGGAATGCTTCACTTAAAACATCTTATTAAGTACTGAAACATTATTATGTACTGGGTTCTCTAAACTATTTCAGAGGCTAAATTTAAACACAGACTCCAGCTGAAAGCCAAAATGTTAGTACTAGCATACTTGTATTTGTTGCTGTTATCCTTTGGTCACAGTCTATACATTGTATCTTGTTCTACACTTCCATGGTATTTATTTGGAACTAGTAAATGCTACGTTTTAttatatcagatttttttttttttttctctccttaatGCAGATCTGGTTAAGTTCCGATAGCAGCAACAGTGAAGCAGTAGAGCAGTGGAAAGATACCATTGCAAATCCTGAAAAAGTTGTTGTTAAATGGTACAGCATTGGCCCATCTTGAAGACTGGAGAAGAAATTCAGAACTgatttttctacagaaattcATATGCTATCTAAAatagtataaattaaaaataaagatattgtCTGTGCAAGTTCTTCAGAAGTTCTCCACTGCATCATGCCtctgtggaaatgaaaaattcagtttCACCAAGATAAATACTGGCTAAATACTACTAAAAAGAAGACTTGGGAACTAGAAAAAGTGCTTGTTTGATTTCACAAAATCCATCTTGAAAAAAAGATGTTTGCCCCTTTTGGATTTCATAAAGGCACAAAATTCAATTTTGGGGAGAAGCAGCTTTAATCAACTCTGTTTCACTAGCCACTGACATCATGCATTGTTATCTTTGGCAGACTCCAAAGTCCAGGGAATGGGTCATGTCAGTGGCTTGATTCTGGGTACCTGTGAGCATCTGGGGTTGTTGACACCATTTGATCAGAATAACATGTGCCTGAGCAAGTGGGGAAActgtggcagcaggagaaggtATAAAGGGAAGTACACAATAAGGCAGTACCCATAGGCTTTTCTAATCTCCGTTTTGGATGAAGGATTGTTCAGAAGGCTGTAGCTTGAGCTTGCCCCCATCTTTTTCTCAAaacagagagatggaaagatAAAAATTCCTCTGACTTAGTGATCTTTACAAGAGGAGCCCTCCAGACTTGCTCTGTTTGGGTAAGTTCTGGCTGGAATCAATGGAATAGTACAAGGAGGCAATAACCCTGCCTAGGATCCGATCCAGTATGTTTAGATTGTTTTCTTATATAGAATACTTATATGTAAACCACTTCCTATCTAGTCAACATGATCTAGCATTTGCTTACATTGCCAAAACACAGGCTAACATGTACAAAGGAGTAAGCAAAGATTTACTGA
The window above is part of the Vidua macroura isolate BioBank_ID:100142 chromosome 6, ASM2450914v1, whole genome shotgun sequence genome. Proteins encoded here:
- the TC2N gene encoding tandem C2 domains nuclear protein isoform X2; translated protein: MATECIKTCCKLCFCMDKEKNDLSMVQESEAVAASKPTIVEQPPLSSVSVKRQVGCSEDYLLSKLPLDGQEVPFVVPPFKLAYVQPKNLPSMSHAGGIKESARASFGERKAELHGVYQWPGCDVYNPFYLEHRVSPDLIRRFQAKSNSRKLYGSVSDLRPSALPGSLDVSRSMFDLRSPPHRYMKRYDSVSSVPSSSSSRKDSQGSNRSLDTITLSGDEQDFGRLNVKLCYISSVEQIWITVLHCKDLSWPSSCGENPRICVKGILTLPKPVHFKSSAKEGCNDIEFMETFVFAIKLQSLQAVRLVFKIQTQTPRKKTIGECSLALRELSSQESNHWLDISPPSKAPVCRAELQIGTCFQAINRRIQLQILEAQNLPVSSTPLSSNFFVKVGMFSTEGIIYKKKTRLLKSTNGQVKWGEMMFFPVSQAEQGIGFLIKLYSKSSVRRKHFLGQIWLSSDSSNSEAVEQWKDTIANPEKVVVKWYSIGPS
- the TC2N gene encoding tandem C2 domains nuclear protein isoform X3, whose amino-acid sequence is MATECIKTCCKLCFCMDKEKNDQSARASFGERKAELHGVYQWPGCDVYNPFYLEHRVSPDLIRRFQAKSNSRKLYGSVSDLRPSALPGSLDVSRSMFDLRSPPHRYMKRYDSVSSVPSSSSSRKDSQGSNRSLDTITLSGDEQDFGRLNVKLCYISSVEQIWITVLHCKDLSWPSSCGENPRICVKGILTLPKPVHFKSSAKEGCNDIEFMETFVFAIKLQSLQAVRLVFKIQTQTPRKKTIGECSLALRELSSQESNHWLDISPPSKAPVCRAELQIGTCFQAINRRIQLQILEAQNLPVSSTPLSSNFFVKVGMFSTEGIIYKKKTRLLKSTNGQVKWGEMMFFPVSQAEQGIGFLIKLYSKSSVRRKHFLGQIWLSSDSSNSEAVEQWKDTIANPEKVVVKWYSIGPS
- the TC2N gene encoding tandem C2 domains nuclear protein isoform X1 gives rise to the protein MATECIKTCCKLCFCMDKEKNDPVSMVQESEAVAASKPTIVEQPPLSSVSVKRQVGCSEDYLLSKLPLDGQEVPFVVPPFKLAYVQPKNLPSMSHAGGIKESARASFGERKAELHGVYQWPGCDVYNPFYLEHRVSPDLIRRFQAKSNSRKLYGSVSDLRPSALPGSLDVSRSMFDLRSPPHRYMKRYDSVSSVPSSSSSRKDSQGSNRSLDTITLSGDEQDFGRLNVKLCYISSVEQIWITVLHCKDLSWPSSCGENPRICVKGILTLPKPVHFKSSAKEGCNDIEFMETFVFAIKLQSLQAVRLVFKIQTQTPRKKTIGECSLALRELSSQESNHWLDISPPSKAPVCRAELQIGTCFQAINRRIQLQILEAQNLPVSSTPLSSNFFVKVGMFSTEGIIYKKKTRLLKSTNGQVKWGEMMFFPVSQAEQGIGFLIKLYSKSSVRRKHFLGQIWLSSDSSNSEAVEQWKDTIANPEKVVVKWYSIGPS